The genomic segment TACGACTGGAAGCGGATGGAGGCGACGGGCTTCGCGTGGTGGTGCGCCCGCGTGCTGCGGCAACTGAAGCAGGTCGATCTGATCCGCCTCGATCACTTCCGCGGCTTCTGTCAGGCGTGGCACATCCCCGCGACCGAGCTGACGGCGCGCGTGGGACAGTGGGTGGACGGGCCGGGGCTGAAGCTGTTCGAGCGGGTGCGCACGTCCGTCGGCGGCCTCCCGCTCATCGCGGAGGACCTGGGCGTCATCACCCCCGACGTGGTCGCGCTGCGGGACGCCCTCGCCCTGCCGGGCATGCGCGTGATCCAGTTCGCACTCGACGGGCCGACGAACCTGCACTGGCCGCACAACTTCGTCCCGAACAGCGTGTGCTACACCGGCACGCACGACAACGACACCGTGAACGGCTGGTACGGAACCCTGAACGACCACGACCGGAACTATCTGTCGCTGACGCTCGGGAAGGGGATCGGCGACCCGGCGTGGGACCTGATCCGGTCCGCGTGGGCGTCGGTCGCGGTGCTGGCAATTGCACCGCTCCAGGACCTGCTGAGCATGGGCAGCGACGCGCGGATGAACAAGCCGGGCGTCGCAACGGGCAACTGGCGGTGGCGGTTCCGGCTCGACCAGTTCCGCCCGGACGTGATCCAGCGAATGACCGATCTCACGACGCTCTACAACCGAGTCCCGACCAAAACCGAGCCGAAGTAGAACTCGAACGCCTCGCCCTCGAGGGTTGCGTCGGATAGCGGGAAGCCGCTGTAAACCAAGAGTCCGGCGATCGGGCGCGCAGCGTCGTTGGGGGCATCCGGGGTGGCACAATTGCTCACACGGCCCGGCTGAACTGCGTGAGAAGCACCCGCGACCGGGAGCGCATCCGGACGGGCCAGAGCAGGCTCCCCTTCCCAACCGAGAAGCGAATCCCATAGGATCGATAGGACAGGAGTCGAACCGGAGGGCGGATGACCAGCAGCAGTTACAACCTGACCCACCTGAAGGCTCTCGAAGCCGAGAGCGTTCACATCATCCGCGAGGTCGCCGCCGAGTTCGAGCGGCCGGTGATGCTCTACTCGATCGGCAAGGACTCCGCCGTCATGCTCCGGTTGGCGCAGAAGGCGTTCCACCCCGGCCGGCTGCCGTTTCCGCTGCTGCACGTCGATACGACGTGGAAGTTCCGGGCGATGACCGAGTTCCGCGACCGGTACTGCCGCGAGCAGGGGCTGGAGCTAAAGGTGTGGACGAATCGGGAGGGGAAGGCCCAGGACATCAACCCGTTCGACCACGGCTCGAAGAAGTACACCGACATCATGAAGACGGTGGCGCTGAAACAGGCGCTCAACCATTACCAGTTCGACGCGGCGTTCGGCGGCGCGCGCCGGGACGAGGAGAAGAGCCGGGCCAAAGAGCGCGTCTACAGCTTCCGCGACCGCCTGCACCAGTGGGACCCGAAGAACCAGCGGCCGGAGCTCTGGAACCTGTACAACGGCAAAGTGAACAAGGGCGAGAGCATCCGCGCCTTCCCGCTGAGCAACTGGACCGAGCTGGACGTTTGGCAGTACATCCATTTGGAGCACATCCCGATCGTGCCGCTCTACTTCGCCGACGTCCGCCCGGTCGTCGAGCGCGACGGCACGCTCATCATGGTGGACGACGAGCGGATGCGGTTGCGGCCCGGCGAGGTGCCCATGATGAAGCGGGTCCGGTTCCGCACGCTGGGCTGCTACCCGCTCACGGGGGCGATCGAGAGCACCGCGACGACGCTGCCCGAGATCATCGAGGAGATGCTGCTGGCGCGGAACTCCGAGCGCCAGGGCCGGGTGATCGACCACGACGAGTCGGGATCGATGGAGCAGAAGAAGCGCGAGGGGTACTTCTGAGCAGTGGACAGAGAAGAGTGGGCAGTGAAGATGCTGTGTCGAACTGCCCACTTAGGAACTGCGTCGGTTTTCAATCGAGCATTGCAACTTCACTGCCCACTTTTCACTGCCCACTGAGAACTACGACGATGCAAGCCGTTGACCTGAGTCAGGAAGACATCCACGCGTACCTCGCCCGGCACCAGAAGAAAGAGCTGTTGCGCTTCCTCACCTGCGGCAGCGTGGACGACGGCAAGAGTACGCTCATCGGCCGGCTGCTGCACGACACCAAAATGATCTACGAGGACCAGCTCGCCGCCGTGAAGCGGGACAGCGAGAAGGTCGGCACCACCGGCGCCGGCGAGATCGATCTCGCCCTGCTGACCGACGGGCTGAAGGCCGAGCGCGAGCAGGGCATCACCATCGACGTGGCGTACCGCTACTTCTCGACCGACCGCCGCAAGTTCATCATCGCCGACACCCCCGGCCACGAACAGTACACGCGCAACATGGCCACCGGCGCCTCGACGTGCCAGTTGGCCATCATCCTCATCGACGCCCGCCACGGCGTGATGACCCAGACCCGCCGGCACTCGTTCATCGTGTCGCTCCTGGGCATCCGGCACGTGGTCGTGGCCGTCAACAAGATGGACCTGGTCGGCTACTCGCGCGACGCCTTCGAGCGGATCAAGGACGAGTACACCGGCTTCGTCGCCAAGCTCGGCCTGCGCGACATCACCTTCATCCCCATGTCGGCGCTGAAGGGCGACAACGTCGCGTCCCGGAGCGCCGCGATGCCGTGGTACGCCGGCCCGGCGCTGCTGGACCACCTGGAGACGGTCCACATCGCCAGCGACCGCAACCTGACCGACCTGCGGTTCCCGGTGCAGTACGTCCTCCGACCGAACCTCGACTTCCGCGGCTTCGCCGGCACGGTCGCGTCCGGCACCCTGAGAAAGGGCGACGAGGTGATGGTGCTGCCGTCGGGCAAGCGCAGCCGGGTGAAGGCGATCGTGACGTATGACGGCGAGCTGGACGAAGCGTTCGCGCCGCAGGCGGTAACGGTCACGCTGACCGATGAGGTGGACGTGAGCCGCGGCGACATGCTGGTGCGGCCGGACAACCCGCCCCACGTCAGCAGCCAGATCGAGGCGACGGTGGTGTGGATGGCCGAACAGCCGCTCGTGCCCGGTCGGACGTACGCGCTGAAGCACACGACGCGACAAGTAACGGCAGAAGTGGCCTCGTTCCGCTACGGCGTCGATGTGAACACGCTGGAGCACCGGGCCATCGCCCGACTGGGGCTGAACGAGGTCGGGCACGTGCAGCTCAGCCTGACACAGGCCCTGGCGTACGACCCGTACCGCACCAACGCCGCGACCGGGGCGTTCATCTTGATCGACCGGTTGACGAACAACACGGTCGGCGCCGGCATGATCCTCGAGGCCGGCAGCAACCGGGCGCCGGGCAACGGGTGGGCGGCGGAACCGGCGGTGCGTTTGAAGGTGCGCGAGAGCCTGATCGCCCCCAACGAGCGCGAGCAGCGCTACGGCCAGGTGCCGGTGACGGTACTACTGATCGGCTTAACCGGCAGCGGAAAGAGCCGGATCGCATACGCACTGGAGCGCCGCCTCTGGGACGAGGGCCGGGCGGTCACGGTGCTCTACGGCCAGAACATGCGCCAGGGGCTCAACCGTGACCTGGGGTTCACCGCCGACGACCGCTCGGAAAACCTGCGGCGGTCGGTCGAGGTGGCGAAATTGATGAACGACGCGGGGGTGATCACCATCGCGGCGTTCGTGGCGCCGCACGAGGCGGTGCGCGAGAAGGCGAAGCAGTTGATCGGCCGGGATCGCGTGCTGGAGGTGTACTGCACGGCGCCAATGGAGGTGCTGCGGACCCGCGACCAGAGCGGCGCGTACCGGTTGGCCGACGAGGGGAAGATCGCGCAGATGCCGGGCGTGACGGCGGCGTTCGAGGAGCCCAAAGCGCCCGATCTCGTGCTGCGGACCGACCATGTCGGCGTCGACGAGAGCGTCAGCCGGATCGTCGAACTGATGAAATCAAAGGGCTACCTGCCTTAGCAGCGTGGTGTACGACGGAGGGGGTCCGTGGTCGCGTACCGCGCCGAACCACTCAGTCCCTTCCGCACTCTGAAGACCCGAGTTGAACTTAGACTCGACCAAATCGCCTTCTGTTCTCGACGCCCGCAGGAGTGGCACCAGGCGGGCCGTGCTCGGGTGGCCGACGGTCTCCGACAGTCGGTGGTCGCACCCGGCGTGCCCTGGATCTTCTCGACGCGACCCGCGTGCCGTCGCCGTCGCTGTCGGAGACAGCGACCCACCCGAACGTTGCCCTTTCCCCGGTTACTCGACGCTAACAGGAGTGATGTGATATCAGCCGGATGACCACAATTTCCATACGCGGGAAAGTGTGTCGCCCTCGAGCGTGTCGAGCATAAACAACGCCGGGATCGCGGTTCCACCACGCACCGAACATCGACCGATCTCTACACAGCCCGATACTCGCCCGGGAAGTCGGTGGCCGCTTTTCTTATCGCGACGCCCCGGAGGTTCGTGCCAACGGCGCGAACC from the Frigoriglobus tundricola genome contains:
- the cysD gene encoding sulfate adenylyltransferase subunit CysD is translated as MTSSSYNLTHLKALEAESVHIIREVAAEFERPVMLYSIGKDSAVMLRLAQKAFHPGRLPFPLLHVDTTWKFRAMTEFRDRYCREQGLELKVWTNREGKAQDINPFDHGSKKYTDIMKTVALKQALNHYQFDAAFGGARRDEEKSRAKERVYSFRDRLHQWDPKNQRPELWNLYNGKVNKGESIRAFPLSNWTELDVWQYIHLEHIPIVPLYFADVRPVVERDGTLIMVDDERMRLRPGEVPMMKRVRFRTLGCYPLTGAIESTATTLPEIIEEMLLARNSERQGRVIDHDESGSMEQKKREGYF
- the cysN gene encoding sulfate adenylyltransferase subunit CysN: MQAVDLSQEDIHAYLARHQKKELLRFLTCGSVDDGKSTLIGRLLHDTKMIYEDQLAAVKRDSEKVGTTGAGEIDLALLTDGLKAEREQGITIDVAYRYFSTDRRKFIIADTPGHEQYTRNMATGASTCQLAIILIDARHGVMTQTRRHSFIVSLLGIRHVVVAVNKMDLVGYSRDAFERIKDEYTGFVAKLGLRDITFIPMSALKGDNVASRSAAMPWYAGPALLDHLETVHIASDRNLTDLRFPVQYVLRPNLDFRGFAGTVASGTLRKGDEVMVLPSGKRSRVKAIVTYDGELDEAFAPQAVTVTLTDEVDVSRGDMLVRPDNPPHVSSQIEATVVWMAEQPLVPGRTYALKHTTRQVTAEVASFRYGVDVNTLEHRAIARLGLNEVGHVQLSLTQALAYDPYRTNAATGAFILIDRLTNNTVGAGMILEAGSNRAPGNGWAAEPAVRLKVRESLIAPNEREQRYGQVPVTVLLIGLTGSGKSRIAYALERRLWDEGRAVTVLYGQNMRQGLNRDLGFTADDRSENLRRSVEVAKLMNDAGVITIAAFVAPHEAVREKAKQLIGRDRVLEVYCTAPMEVLRTRDQSGAYRLADEGKIAQMPGVTAAFEEPKAPDLVLRTDHVGVDESVSRIVELMKSKGYLP